The following are encoded together in the Bactrocera neohumeralis isolate Rockhampton chromosome 6, APGP_CSIRO_Bneo_wtdbg2-racon-allhic-juicebox.fasta_v2, whole genome shotgun sequence genome:
- the LOC126762845 gene encoding bestrophin-4, with protein sequence MTVSYQAQVATSNFNCFLKLLARWRGSIYKIIWRDLAVFLVLYYALGITYRFMMGPEQQRLFELLVHYCHSSSTLIPLSFVLGFYIAVVMNRWWTQYITVPWPDPLAVYVSTLFVGQDERGRIMRRTVMRYVCLCLTMIFTMVAPSVKKRFPTMDSLVDAGLLTENEKDVLIAMDEKSPKHRKHWVPLVWAASIVSRARKEGRIRDDVALKTIFDQLDAFRNKCAVILHFDSVPIPLVYTQVVTLAVYSYFLAALIGQQWMPREADPDGHYDWVDYYFPIFTTLQFFFYMGWLKVAESLMNPFGEDDDDFEVNWMIDRNLQVSYFIVDEMHHEHPELVKDQYWDEVLPGGLPYPEDYHKVTTDFTDVGKSDGAAHFVWKRRDNMATNSSMHSSVSRINAVLKRLISKEDTQTNNSRLRLSTSSVSLGEHIPHSTSDYERHLATNKYSGAARLSWLTDVGGEVDSKSMLLPPEQLRSQTSAAESLTYEDEGADGREKDDFDLLREERERQRQERQRQRIMQNVYTATSATADLLPALIASGLNLAAPPTIPIPAQMLQPKSSDQRSATPSAKSSSSSGAGSKSRVAGAAEQKKTRDEPDKQEK encoded by the exons ATGACGGTCTCATATCAAGCGCAAGTCGCGACCAGCAACTTCAATTGCTTCTTGAAACTATTGGCCCGCTGGCGTGGTagcatttataaaattatttggagGGACTTAGCCGTATTTTTGGTGTTATATTATGCTCTGGGTATTACTTATCGTTTTATGATGGGACCGGAACAACAACG CCTCTTTGAACTGCTTGTGCATTACTGTCACAGCTCGAGCACACTCATACCGCTCTCGTTTGTGCTCGGCTTCTATATTGCGGTTGTCATGAATCGCTGGTGGACTCAATACATTACTGTGCCATGGCCTGATCCACTTGCCGTCTACGTGAGTACGCTCTTTGTCGGACAGGATGAACGTGGTCGCATAATGCGTCGCACCGTCATGCGTTATGTCTGCCTCTGTCTAACCATGATTTTTACGATGGTGGCGCCGAGTGTCAAGAAACGCTTTCCCACAATGGACTCGTTGGTAGATGCCGGTCTGTTGACCGAGAATGAGAAGGATGTGCTAATAGCTATGGATGAAAAATCACCGAAGCATCGCAAACATTGGGTGCCGCTCGTCTGGGCGGCCAGCATTGTATCGCGTGCACGTAAGGAGGGTCGCATACGTGACGATGTCGCGTTGAAAACTATTTTCGATCAGTTGGACGCGTTTCGTAACAAATGTGCCGTTATATTGCATTTCGATTCGGTGCCAATTCCTTTGGTTTATACACAAGTGGTAACGCTGGCGGTGTATTCATACTTCTTGGCGGCGCTGATTGGCCAACAGTGGATGCCTAGAGAGGCGGACCCTGATGGGCACTACGATTGGGTTGACtattattttcctatttttaCAACGCTGCAATTTTTCTTCTATATGGGTTGGCTAAAGGTGGCAGAGTCGCTGATGAATCCGTTCGGTGAAGATGATGATGACTTTGAG GTGAATTGGATGATTGATCGCAACTTGCAAGTCTCCTACTTTATTGTCGATGAAATGCATCACGAGCATCCCGAATTGGTGAAAGATCAGTACTGGGATGAAGTTTTGCCTGGCGGTCTGCCATATCCAGAGGACTATCACAAGGTCACTACAGATTTCACTGATGTCGGCAAG TCGGATGGCGCCGCACATTTCGTTTGGAAGCGTCGCGACAACATGGCCACCAACTCTAGCATGCATAGCAGCGTCTCACGGATCAACGCGGTATTGAAGCGTCTAATCAGCAAGGAGGATACTCAAACTAACAACAGCCGTTTGCGGCTCTCTACAAGCTCCGTCTCACTGGGCGAACACATACCGCATTCCACATCCGATTATGAAAGGCATTTGGCCACAAATAAGTATTCCGGCGCTGCGCGTCTCTCATGGTTGACCGATGTCGGCGGCGAAGTTGATTCAAAAAGCATGCTTCTGCCACCCGAACAGTTGCGTTCTCAAACGAGCGCTGCTGAATCACTCACGTATGAAGATGAGGGCGCGGATGGAAGAGAGAAGGACGATTTCGATTTGTTGCGTGAAGAGCGTGAGCGTCAACGCCAGGAACGACAACGTCAGCGCATTATGCAAAATGTTTACACTGCCACAAGTGCCACAGCTGATCTGTTGCCTGCTTTGATTGCCTCGGGTTTGAATTTAGCAGCGCCACCGACTATACCGATACCAGCGCAAATGCTACAGCCGAAATCGAGTGATCAACGCAGTGCCACGCCGAGCGCAAAgagtagcagcagcagcggtgCCGGTAGTAAGTCACGTGTCGCTGGGGCGGCTGAGCAGAAGAAAACGCGTGATGAGCCGGACAAGCAGGAAAAATAG